A stretch of the Papaver somniferum cultivar HN1 chromosome 6, ASM357369v1, whole genome shotgun sequence genome encodes the following:
- the LOC113287482 gene encoding transcription factor bHLH30-like: protein MDTFNLNSGVVYGNNPSLNGFSQNYGFQSNGKGGCSSSSSNSLVLDSERGELVKAPSKLGQKGVTEGKSLAALKNHSEAERRRRERINSHLDTLRTLVPSTDKMDKASVLAEVINHVKDLKRTALEASKGLVIPMDTDEVKVETYDDGMLGRPFSIKATLCCDDRPEILPNLREALEACKLETVKVEISTLGGRMKNVFVMASSRPDDSAEVRHLLMSSVHKALRSVLDKIPTTSEFTPRKMLPHKKQRMSPFHSSTSSS, encoded by the exons ATGGATACGTTTAATCTAAATTCTGGAGTTGTTTATGGAAACAATCCTTCACTTAATGGTTTCTCACAAAATTATGGGTTTCAATCAAATGGGAAAGGtggttgttcttcttcatcatccaatTCCTTGGTTTTAGATAGTGAAAGAGGAGAACTTGTCAAAGCTCCAAGTAAACTGGGGCAAAAAGGAGTAACTGAAGGGAAGTCTTTGGCAGCTTTGAAGAATCATAGTGAAGCTGAGAGAAGACGTAGGGAGAGAATTAATTCTCATCTCGATACTCTTCGGACTTTGGTTCCCTCTACAGACAAG ATGGACAAAGCTTCAGTGCTCGCTGAAGTGATCAATCACGTAAAAGATCTTAAAAGAACTGCACTTGAAGCCAGCAAAGGGTTAGTCATCCCAATGGATACAGATGAAGTAAAAGTTGAAACTTATGATGATGGCATGCTAGGCAGACCTTTTTCTATTAAGGCGACCCTGTGCTGTGATGATCGACCTGAAATTCTCCCCAACTTAAGAGAGGCACTCGAGGCATGCAAGTTGGAAACAGTGAAGGTGGAAATTTCAACATTAGGAGGAAGAATGAAGAATGTATTTGTCATGGCAAGCTCCAGACCGGACGATTCTGCCGAGGTACGACACCTACTTATGTCTTCTGTTCATAAAGCTCTAAGATCTGTTCTAGATAAAATTCCTACCACATCTGAGTTTACTCCAAGAAAAATGCTCCCACATAAGAAACAAAGGATGTCGCCCTTTCACTCTTCAACCTCCTCTTCATGA
- the LOC113287481 gene encoding ABC transporter G family member 10-like — protein MELPVTSPVSSSRRTPYRIETKKLSYRLRGDISEFNWFCCGRTSPNTDTNSRYILEDVHFEAKPGEITAIAGPSGAGKTTLLEVLAGVVPQSRVSGCVFVNDRPMVARHFRRISGYVTQDDALFPLLTVEETLLYSARLRLRGGISEAIIRVRQLLKELGLDHVAGSRIGRISGGEKRRVSIGVDLVHDPAILLIDEPTSGLDSASALHVIMLLKSMVVNQGKTIVLTIHQPGFRILELFGKILLLSSGTVLHHGSFQVLEERLKLAGHCIPKHVNVLEFAIDVIESLVLQKSTTPDNQLFLIDKDQDNNNKEEKMHNLVMITPNSDSHFADETKNMGYPNSQLEEILILAQRFCNNIFRTKQLFAARMLQAVLAGFVLGTIFMNANNDSSKQVTLQTRVGFFAFTLTFLLSTTTEGLPIFLQERRILMRETSRGAYRVLSYVMANTLVFLPFLLTVALLYTTPVYWLVGLRKDLDGFLYFSLVVWLVVLMSNSLVACFSALVPNFIMGTSLIAGLMGSFFLFSGYFITKKNIPRYWIFMHYLSLFKYPFECFMINEYGGDKGRQRCLQSVGDVCILYGDEFLRQQDVEQSMKWTNLGVMLGFIFGYRVLCFLILWYRCYRTRN, from the coding sequence ATGGAACTACCGGTTACTTCTCCGGTTTCAAGTAGCCGGAGAACTCCATACAGAATAGAAACCAAGAAGCTCTCATACAGACTGCGCGGAGATATCAGCGAATTCAATTGGTTTTGTTGCGGAAGGACTAGTCCAAATACTGATACTAATAGTAGGTACATTCTAGAGGATGTACACTTTGAAGCCAAACCCGGTGAGATTACGGCAATTGCAGGTCCTTCTGGTGCTGGAAAGACCACTCTGTTAGAAGTTCTTGCAGGGGTGGTACCGCAGAGTAGAGTTTCAGGATGCGTCTTTGTTAACGATCGACCAATGGTGGCTAGGCATTTTCGGAGAATTTCAGGTTATGTTACTCAAGATGATGCTCTTTTTCCGTTGCTTACTGTGGAGGAAACGCTTCTATACAGTGCACGTCTTCGGCTTCGTGGAGGGATTAGTGAAGCTATAATTAGAGTGAGACAGTTGTTGAAGGAGTTAGGTTTAGATCATGTTGCAGGTTCAAGAATTGGTCGGATTTCAGGCGGTGAAAAGAGAAGAGTTTCGATTGGTGTTGATTTAGTTCATGATCCAGCTATTCTTTTGATTGATGAACCCACTTCTGGACTGGATTCGGCTTCTGCACTTCATGTAATTATGCTACTTAAGTCGATGGTGGTGAACCAAGGAAAGACAATTGTTCTTACTATCCATCAACCTGGTTTTCGAATTCTGGAATTATTTGGTAAAATTTTGTTACTTTCAAGTGGAACTGTTCTTCACCATGGATCATTTCAAGTTCTCGAAGAACGGCTTAAACTTGCAGGTCATTGTATTCCTAAGCACGTTAACGTGCTAGAGTTTGCTATTGATGTCATAGAAAGCCTGGTTTTGCAGAAATCAACTACTCCTGACAATCAATTATTTCTCATAGACAAGGATcaagacaacaacaacaaagaagaaaagatgCATAACTTGGTGATGATAACTCCAAATTCAGATTCACACTTTGCTGATGAGACAAAGAACATGGGATATCCGAATTCTCAACTTGAGGAAATTTTGATATTAGCCCAGAGATTTTGCAATAACATTTTTAGAACCAAACAACTTTTTGCTGCACGAATGCTTCAAGCAGTACTGGCTGGTTTTGTTCTCGGTACCATTTTCATGAATGCTAACAATGACAGCAGTAAACAGGTGACATTACAAACCCGGGTTGGATTTTTCGCATTCACCCTCACTTTTTTGCTCTCCACTACAACAGAAGGATTACCTATTTTCTTACAAGAGAGGAGAATTTTGATGAGAGAGACTTCAAGAGGAGCCTATCGAGTACTCTCTTACGTTATGGCAAACACCCTCGTCTTTCTTCCTTTCCTTCTAACTGTTGCTCTTCTTTACACAACCCCTGTTTACTGGCTTGTTGGTCTGAGAAAGGATTTGGATGGATTCCTCTACTTTTCACTGGTGGTTTGGTTGGTCGTTTTAATGTCAAATTCTCTTGTGGCTTGTTTCAGTGCTCTAGTGCCAAATTTCATCATGGGAACTTCGTTGATTGCCGGGTTAATGGGATCATTTTTTCTATTTTCGGGTTATTTTATAACTAAGAAGAACATACCCAGGTACTGGATTTTCATGCACTACTTGAGCCTATTTAAGTACCCATTTGAGTGTTTTATGATAAATGAGTATGGAGGGGATAAGGGAAGGCAGAGGTGTTTACAGAGTGTTGGAGATGTCTGCATTCTTTACGGTGATGAGTTTTTGAGACAACAAGATGTCGAACAGTCAATGAAATGGACAAACTTAGGTGTAATGTTAGGGTTTATATTTGGTTACAGAGTATTGTGTTTCCTTATCTTATGGTATAGATGTTACAGAACTAGAAACTAA